The genomic region ACATGCAATCCAATAACAGAGATCCGAATAGCGACTGAACCGTTAGAGATAGGCCGGTGGCCAAGAGAAGTCAAATAAAAGAGACACCGCACGAGCTTGCCGTCTCCATTCTTGATTTGCACATCAGAGAGAACTTGGGCAGAAGCCTGCCAGCTACCGCAATGTGCAACGAATGTAGGGAAGAACTTATCGTCAACCTAGTTGAGAACGTAGCAACTGTCGAAAGAAACAAGAATGTAGGAACGGTTCGCCCCGATCTGTCCATGTTTGATATAGATGGGAATCCGATCAGATTCATAGAAATAGCGGACAAGCACATTCCCGAAAGTAATGTCCACGAATATGCAGTGGGGAACAACATTGAAGTCGTTGAGTTCCACCTGAATGCGCCACGAGAATTCGTTGGGGAGAGACGCAACCGCGCTCTTGATGCCTCGCTAACCGTAAAGGCAAGGCTTGATGACCTCGCAGCAAAGCGGCTCAACATTGATGCACACAACCTACTTTGCCAGCGACCCAAATGCAAAGACTGCTCCACTCCGCTACCACTGCGAACGGTTGCTGTCAGTCTCAAAAACTGTTGGAACTGTGAGCAAAACATCAAAGTTGCTACTGGCTACAAAGACGGCCAAGCCCTAGAGCAGGATGAATTCACCAAAGAGGAGTTAGAGTTTGTCCGGGACAGCGGCGTGACCCTAGAACGAAGATTCAGTGCCACAGTCGGAGCAAAGTACTTGGCTAACGTGTGTACCAGTTGTGACCAGATACAAGGGAACTGGTTTCTGTACCAGGACCCGTACCATGACAGGTTTAACCTGCCTCAAGCGGAAAAAGAGTCATACGGTCCTTGCGACAAATGCGCTACACGGATTTGCTTGACCCACGGCGAATACTTTGACTACGACGGTGATAGGGAATGCCCACACTGCGTGGCAGAAGCGGAAAGGGTAATGTGTCCGAACAAGCCAGAACGAGAGTGTTTCTATCCGAGCAAGTGTAATGAAGGTGGGTGCTACTTCGTAAACCGGGAGTTGGTCTGACGTCATGGCAGTCCAAGCAGTGATGCGAAGAGCTACCAAGTCTGCGCCGTTAGAGCCGCTATTCAGGAATCGAAGAATGAGAGATAGTGCCCGCTACGCCAAATTCGTGGAATGGTCAGAGGAAGACCAGTGTTACGTGGGGAGTGCGCCGGGCCTCGTATACGGCGGCTGCCATGGTGACGACAAGTGGCAGGTATTCGCGGAACTGCGCCAGATAGTAGACGAGGTTATCCACCTCTATCGCGTTGACGGTAAGCCGCTTCCGCCGCCTAGCTCTCAGTACTCCAGTTGCGATTGGCAACACAATTGAAACTATTCGACCCGAAAGTTGCAATTGCGCTGGAAATGGCAACCAGAGTACTCATTTGCCAGCGGCGACTGCGGCCCGTACCTTGCTACCCACGCGCGATGTCGGTCGGCAGCAGCGGCACGGTGGTCGTGCGGCCCCAGACGCGCACCTGGCGGAAGCCTTCCGCATATGGCGTGCCGACCTGCAAGCCCCGGTACTTCGCCACGGTGACCATGGAATCGATGTAGTCAATGTTGTCATGTTCTTTCAGCCAGGCGTATTGGCTCTCGTGGCACGCGAGCATCTGCCGCTTAGTCTCGATGGTCTCGCTGATGTCCACCCACATTTCCGGCAGAAAGTCGACGCCCATCAGGGTATCCATGTGGAAGATGGGCACGAGTTGTGCCGGATTCTCCTGCTTCGAAACAAGATGGGGAATAGTGGCGTCAAAGCTCGCCTTGAGCACCAGTTCGCCCACCAAGCGGTGATCGTCCATGTAATCGTTGGGCGCGTGGGTGATAATGACGTCCGGCTGAGCCGCGCGCACGGCTTCGACCAAACGCGCCAGCGCCTCGTTGGTACTCTGGCGCACGTCCGCGTCGTCGATGTCGAGCCATTGAAAGTCCGCGCCGATCACGTCCGCGCTGTTCTTTGACTCCTGCTTGCGTACCTCTTTGAGTTCGGGCGGCATGATCTCCACGTGGCCCAGCCCGCCGTTGCACACGTAGCACATCGTCACGTGGTGCCCCTGCGCCGCGTACTTTGCCAGTGTGCCCGCGCACAGCAGCTCGATGTCGTCAGGATGCGCGCCGATTGCCTGCACCCGCATGGTTCTGCTCCTTTACGTGGAAGAATGTCGTTCTCGTCTCTACGGTATTATAAGAACTAGGGGCGTTCAGCACTACAGGGGTCACGTTTCGGTGCAAGACTGTGACGACGCAGGTTGCAAACCTGCGTTACCGGAAGGTGTTGGTGACCCGGACCTGCCTTGCCGGATGGGACTGCCGGGTACTGAACTGCGCTACCCGGGAGTACCCGCAGGTTGCAAACCTGCGCTACCGGAAGGTGATGGTGACCCGGACCTGCCTTGCCGGATGGGACTGCCGGGTACTGAACTGCGCTACTCGGGAGTACCCGCAGGTTGCAAACCTGCGCTACCGGGCGCTGCTTACCGCGTAGACGTGAGATATGCTTAATTCCAAGGTCTTTGACATTCCCGCGCAAGCACGCGATCTGTGCCGTCCGCGCACGATGCGCATGCTGCTGCGTCAGGTGGACTTGCGCCTGAACCGCAAGCTCGGCCAGCACCTGTTGGCTGACGCGGGCGTGCTGCGGGCGATCATGCGGCACGTGCAGCAGGGAGACCACGACCGCATCCTGGAGGTCGGACCCGGATTGGGCTGTCTTACCGTTTGCCTCGCGGACGTGGCCGAGCGGGTGGTGACTGTGGAAATCGATGCGCGCATGTTAGCCTTGCTGGACGCTACACTGGCTTTCCATACAAACGTCGAGATGGTCCACCAGGATGCCGTGGCGTTTGATCCCTCTCCCTACTTTGGAGAATCACCGTACATGCTGGCGGCGAACCTGCCCTACAGTGTGGCAACCCCGGTGATCAGGCAACTCATAGCGCATCCGGCCGGTCCGCAACGCATGGTCGTAATGTTGCAACGGGAAGTTGCGGCGCGGGTCAGTGCAGCGCCGGGCGACATGAGCTATCTTTCCCTGTTTATGCAGACCTATGCGGAGACAAATCACCTCTTTGCCGTACCGGCGCAGGCGTTCTTTCCTCCGCCGCAGGTGAACTCCGCCGTGGTGGAAGTGGTGAAGCGCCCACAGCCGTATTTTCCTGCGGAAGCGGTGCCTGACGTGCTGCGGCTCGCCCAGGCGGGCTTCTCCCAGCGGCGCAAGCAGGTACATAACTCCGTCCGCTCGCTCCTCCGCATTGACGACGAGCATATGCGCTGGCTGCTTGAAGAAGCAGGAATCTCTCCGCAGTGCCGTCCGCAGGAACTCTCGCTCGATGCATGGTTCGCGTTGCATCAGGCGGTGAAAGCCGACGGCCTGCTCATTGGAAGTTAGATGCGAATTTCGTGCCGGTGATTGCTGAAGATGCACAAGAGCGGGGGACAAGCCCCCGCGCTACGAGTGGAGAAGGCACAACTGAATGAATTTAGGTATTGAGTAAAGGTAGTACCTCCGGGCGTCACTGCCGCTGCGGGGAGAATCCATCTACCAGGGCGGCAAGGCCTGTTGCCTTAGCGCGGGACAGGCCCCCGCACCATGACCTCTGATCCCCTCTCCTTGGGAGGTTGTCTCAATATTCTGGTGCGGGGCACGGAGAATGGGGAGAGAAGGACAGACAGATGGCGGGTGGGATGAACAAGACGGTGCCAGTGTCGGGTCTGTCCTTGGGGCGACGCTGGGCTAGACCCAGACCGCCACAG from Chloroflexota bacterium harbors:
- a CDS encoding PIG-L family deacetylase; this encodes MRVQAIGAHPDDIELLCAGTLAKYAAQGHHVTMCYVCNGGLGHVEIMPPELKEVRKQESKNSADVIGADFQWLDIDDADVRQSTNEALARLVEAVRAAQPDVIITHAPNDYMDDHRLVGELVLKASFDATIPHLVSKQENPAQLVPIFHMDTLMGVDFLPEMWVDISETIETKRQMLACHESQYAWLKEHDNIDYIDSMVTVAKYRGLQVGTPYAEGFRQVRVWGRTTTVPLLPTDIARG
- the rsmA gene encoding 16S rRNA (adenine(1518)-N(6)/adenine(1519)-N(6))-dimethyltransferase RsmA, whose protein sequence is MLNSKVFDIPAQARDLCRPRTMRMLLRQVDLRLNRKLGQHLLADAGVLRAIMRHVQQGDHDRILEVGPGLGCLTVCLADVAERVVTVEIDARMLALLDATLAFHTNVEMVHQDAVAFDPSPYFGESPYMLAANLPYSVATPVIRQLIAHPAGPQRMVVMLQREVAARVSAAPGDMSYLSLFMQTYAETNHLFAVPAQAFFPPPQVNSAVVEVVKRPQPYFPAEAVPDVLRLAQAGFSQRRKQVHNSVRSLLRIDDEHMRWLLEEAGISPQCRPQELSLDAWFALHQAVKADGLLIGS